A stretch of the Argentina anserina chromosome 6, drPotAnse1.1, whole genome shotgun sequence genome encodes the following:
- the LOC126796792 gene encoding putative disease resistance protein RGA3, whose translation MHDLAERVSNAINTRSLFLKEQVFDSSLHSYRSLRVLNLYKADIGNLPVSIGKLRHLRLTNLRSVPFVRVGEPGEGETGSEIKELGGLKQLRGTLTIRSLEHVRDGEEAKTANLAEKNNILKSTLEWKLSRRSSDSFENEEGVLEGLRPHSNLEVLEIKGFMGAKFPSWLSLSDNLKEIELLGCNKCERVPALGHLPNLKHVKNLKIKTMQNLRCLGSEFYGYDYVSNVATTSEKTVVLFPALKTLHIEEAESLVEWVEAEVLPGQKLRVFPCLEELTLEECKQLRSAPSHFPSLKKLAIRFMESGMPVASIVSDELTTLTHLDIWSVERLACLQDDMLENNKNLDNLKISWCPELTCIALHGVQYCCESLRSLNIRCRFNLRHLPDGLRPLSLEDLNISFCFSLESIPVLHSGLPCLGELRIQNCDRLSILPMGIKFCTRLENLTIAGCHKITSIPVDSFTSLRSLWAY comes from the exons ATGCACGATCTTGCGGAACGTGTATCAAATGCAATCAACACACGCTCACTCTTCTTAAAAGAGCAAGTTTTTGATAGCAGCTTGCATAGCTATAGATCTTTACGCGTCTTGAATTTATACAAGGCAGACATTGGCAACTTGCCAGTTTCAATTGGAAAGTTGAGACACTTGAG GTTGACTAATCTCCGATCAGTACCTTTCGTAAGGGTGGGTGAGCCCGGTGAGGGGGAGACTGGTTCTGAGATTAAGGAGTTAGGTGGTCTAAAGCAATTGCGGGGAACCTTGACCATTCGTAGTCTGGAACATGTGAGAGATGGAGAAGAAGCAAAGACAGCAAACCTGGCTGAGAAGAATAATATACtcaagtcaactcttgagtgGAAGCTCAGTAGGCGAAGTAGCGATAGCTTTGAGAATGAAGAAGGGGTTCTTGAAGGGTTGCGACCGCATTCTAATCTAGAAGTTTTGGAGATTAAGGGATTCATGGGTGCTAAGTTTCCATCATGGTTATCGCTTTCAGACAACTTGAAAGAGATTGAACTACTGGGGTGCAACAAATGTGAAAGAGTCCCTGCACTTGGCCATCTGCCCAATCtcaaacatgttaagaatCTTAAGATCAAGACCATGCAGAACCTAAGGTGTTTGGGGTCTGAATTTTATGGTTACGATTACGTATCCAATGTGGCTACAACAAGTGAGAAGACAGTGGTTCTGTTCCCAGCATTGAAGACATTGCATATTGAGGAGGCTGAAAGTCTAGTAGAATGGGTGGAAGCAGAAGTATTGCCTGGACAAAAATTAAGGGTGTTCCCTTGCCTTGAGGAGTTGACTTTGGAGGAGTGTAAACAGTTGAGAAGTGCTCCCAGCCATTTTCCATCTCTCAAAAAGCTGGCAATAAGATTCATGGAAAGCGGCATGCCAGTAGCGAGTATAGTAAGCGATGAACTCACCACTCTCACTCATCTTGATATATGGTCCGTCGAGAGACTTGCTTGTCTGCAGGATGACATGTTGGAAAACAACAAGAATCTTGACAATCTGAAGATAAGTTGGTGTCCGGAGCTAACTTGTATTGCTCTCCATGGGGTTCAGTACTGCTGCGAGTCTCTTCGGTCGCTGAATATTCGGTGTCGTTTCAATCTGAGGCATCTCCCTGATGGACTACGACCTCTCTCTCTTGAGGACTTGAACATTTCATTTTGCTTCAGTCTAGAGTCCATCCCTGTTCTACACAGTGGCCTTCCATGTCTCGGTGAATTGCGTATCCAGAACTGTGATCGGTTATCCATTCTGCCTATGGGGATAAAGTTCTGTACACGTCTTGAGAATTTGACTATAGCAGGGTGTCACAAGATAACATCTATTCCCGTTGACAGCTTCACATCTCTCCGCAGTTTGTGG GCATATTGA